The following are encoded together in the Asticcacaulis sp. genome:
- a CDS encoding TerC family protein — protein MADLTALATNPAAWAALLTLIVMEVVLGIDNLIFISILTNKLPESMRARARAVGLSGALLMRIALLFTLSHLAGMKDPVIWLFGHGFSWRDLILLGGGLFLVYKATSEINHSTEHRGEDGDNKPQGKSLGFAAAIAQILMLDLVFSIDSILTAVGMTDHLPIMIISVLVAVFLMFVASGPISAFINRHPSIVMLALGFLLMIGTVLIAEGFGFHIEKGYIYAAMAFAAFIEALQMFARGRAKKSGDHH, from the coding sequence ATGGCCGACCTGACAGCCCTTGCGACCAATCCTGCCGCCTGGGCAGCCCTCCTGACCCTGATCGTCATGGAGGTGGTACTGGGGATCGACAACCTGATCTTCATCTCGATCCTGACCAACAAGCTGCCCGAATCGATGCGGGCACGGGCACGGGCCGTCGGCCTGTCCGGCGCGCTGCTGATGCGGATCGCCCTGTTGTTCACCTTGTCGCACCTGGCCGGCATGAAGGACCCGGTCATCTGGCTGTTTGGTCATGGCTTTTCGTGGCGTGACCTCATCCTGCTCGGCGGCGGCCTGTTCCTGGTTTACAAGGCGACCAGCGAAATCAACCACTCGACCGAGCATAGGGGCGAGGACGGTGACAATAAGCCGCAGGGCAAGTCACTGGGCTTTGCCGCCGCCATCGCCCAGATCCTGATGCTCGATCTCGTCTTCTCCATCGATTCCATCCTGACCGCTGTCGGCATGACCGATCACCTGCCGATCATGATCATCTCGGTCCTCGTCGCCGTCTTCCTGATGTTCGTGGCCTCGGGTCCGATCTCGGCCTTCATCAACCGCCATCCGTCCATCGTCATGTTGGCACTCGGCTTCCTGCTGATGATCGGTACGGTGCTCATCGCCGAAGGCTTCGGCTTCCATATCGAAAAGGGCTATATCTACGCCGCCATGGCCTTCGCCGCCTTTATCGAGGCCCTGCAGATGTTCGCGCGCGGCCGGGCAAAGAAGAGCGGCGATCACCACTAA
- a CDS encoding beta-lactamase family protein: MTEPTPRALLMRRDVLTGIGTGLTGGALTLWAGATLLPNAAVHVPELSPPHAEPVAPPPPPPLLNWPSLDAMAGQMIERHVTPGLSLSVMKAGVMLYSAGFGNAQLAPKHPVDTNTGFRIASISKQFTAAAILLLREAGELRLGDPLARFIPDFPRADVMTLRELLSHTSGLDDYLSGRHADMLTTAQTHDYTQQGLLEAIKGADPLFRCPPGLKWVYSNTGFALLGIVVERLSGLPLAEFCRQRLFGPAGMTRTSIDPLNAGDPDICEGHRANRRLRDGFGEVWPVSASFAGGSGGLRSTSADLCRWHSALMTGKILKTESLTEMLTPVRLKDGAFAIDRESTHSPGYGLGMRLGFIDGQPFFTHSGRINGFTGQLLSLPFEQLTVAMLYNCDGANDGGFFPSHAALREEAVRLGRKA; the protein is encoded by the coding sequence ATGACCGAGCCTACGCCCCGCGCCCTGTTGATGCGCCGTGACGTCCTGACGGGCATTGGCACCGGCCTGACCGGCGGCGCCCTGACCCTGTGGGCCGGCGCCACCCTGCTGCCGAACGCGGCCGTTCATGTCCCCGAACTGTCGCCGCCCCATGCCGAACCGGTTGCACCCCCGCCGCCGCCGCCCCTGCTGAACTGGCCGTCGCTCGATGCCATGGCCGGACAGATGATCGAACGCCATGTCACGCCCGGCCTGTCCTTGAGCGTCATGAAGGCTGGCGTGATGCTCTATTCGGCCGGATTCGGCAATGCGCAACTGGCGCCGAAACATCCGGTCGACACGAATACCGGCTTCCGCATTGCCTCGATCAGCAAGCAGTTCACCGCCGCGGCCATCCTGCTTTTGAGGGAGGCAGGCGAGCTCAGGCTCGGCGATCCGCTGGCGCGTTTTATTCCGGATTTCCCGCGCGCCGATGTCATGACCCTGCGCGAACTTTTGAGCCATACCTCCGGTCTGGATGACTATCTCAGCGGCCGCCACGCCGACATGCTGACGACGGCGCAGACGCATGACTACACACAGCAGGGACTTCTGGAGGCGATCAAGGGCGCCGATCCCTTGTTTCGCTGTCCGCCCGGCCTGAAATGGGTCTACAGTAATACCGGATTCGCCCTGCTCGGCATTGTGGTTGAACGCCTGAGCGGCCTGCCTCTCGCCGAATTCTGCCGCCAGCGCCTCTTTGGCCCCGCCGGCATGACGCGCACCTCTATCGATCCGCTCAATGCCGGCGATCCGGATATCTGCGAAGGCCACCGCGCCAATCGTCGCTTGCGCGATGGTTTCGGCGAGGTCTGGCCGGTCTCGGCCAGCTTCGCCGGCGGTTCCGGGGGCTTGCGTTCGACTTCGGCGGATCTCTGCCGCTGGCATTCGGCCCTGATGACCGGCAAGATTCTGAAAACAGAAAGCCTGACGGAAATGCTGACCCCGGTGCGGCTGAAGGACGGCGCCTTCGCCATCGACCGCGAAAGCACGCATTCACCGGGTTATGGACTGGGGATGCGGTTGGGATTTATCGATGGCCAGCCGTTTTTCACCCACAGCGGCCGCATCAATGGCTTTACCGGCCAATTGCTGAGCCTGCCGTTTGAACAACTGACCGTGGCGATGCTGTATAATTGCGACGGCGCCAATGACGGCGGTTTCTTCCCGTCGCACGCCGCCCTGCGCGAAGAAGCGGTACGGCTGGGGCGGAAAGCCTGA
- a CDS encoding DUF484 family protein, translating into MSTEGGITFPDLDSWQAMRRYLIEHADDIRRDTALLETLGLQSKTKHLIDFGPAALSRLEARALKDFDIRRQLEMTARANFDAQSQTHGLVLSLMEARNHSDLARRLNEEVRHRFGLVAATIALEDTAPVPLGWKTLDYGGVDYIIGETGLSLLGPDGVCRVLFDDDVKRVKSAAVLRIALWREGRPGLVAFGSNDFDGFSPDMGAELVAFVARVVERVADRWPVLS; encoded by the coding sequence ATGAGCACCGAAGGCGGCATAACCTTTCCCGATCTCGATAGCTGGCAGGCCATGCGCCGCTATCTGATCGAACACGCCGATGATATCCGGCGCGATACCGCCCTTTTGGAAACGCTGGGCCTGCAAAGCAAGACCAAACATCTGATCGATTTCGGCCCGGCCGCCCTGTCGCGCCTGGAGGCCCGCGCGCTCAAGGATTTCGATATCCGCCGCCAGCTTGAAATGACCGCCCGCGCCAATTTCGACGCCCAGAGCCAGACGCACGGTTTGGTCTTAAGCCTCATGGAAGCGCGCAATCATTCCGACCTGGCGCGCCGGCTGAATGAAGAGGTGCGCCATCGCTTCGGGCTGGTGGCCGCCACCATTGCGCTGGAAGATACCGCGCCGGTGCCGCTCGGCTGGAAAACCCTCGATTACGGCGGCGTTGACTATATCATCGGCGAAACGGGCCTGAGCCTTCTCGGCCCGGATGGCGTGTGCCGCGTGCTTTTCGATGACGATGTCAAGCGTGTCAAATCGGCGGCCGTGCTGCGCATCGCCCTGTGGCGCGAAGGCCGTCCGGGTCTCGTCGCCTTCGGTTCAAACGATTTTGACGGCTTCTCGCCGGATATGGGCGCCGAACTGGTCGCCTTTGTCGCCCGCGTCGTGGAACGCGTGGCCGACCGCTGGCCGGTCCTCAGCTAG
- a CDS encoding tryptophan 7-halogenase, which produces MSHTDTSASERKAREVLIVGGGAAGWMTAAYLAKNLGTDRTGGPRITVLESPDISIIGVGEGTFPTIRNILRSLGIDEAEFMRESHATFKQGIRFDDWETPPQHEPNGQLKHSHYFHPFEAPYWSREELNLVPYWLLKDRDKRPPFAQAVTFQKKVADAGLAPKAIHQGHYQGPLNYAYHFDAYRFAGVLAKFAKGLGVHHLYGNLTGVGLAADGAIDHVATAEHGDLKAGLYVDCSGFRAELIGKALRVPFRPIRDILFTDRAVTAQVPHDCTDCQLESYTVSSAHEAGWTWDIALSDRRGIGYVYASDYTTDERAEAVLREYIGRTSKAEISPRHISFTAGYREQQWVKNCVAVGLSAGFLEPLESTGMVLIESAVNKIVEFFPFSGPADASATIFNESMTRRYETIIGFIKLHYCLSKRPEPFWVDNTKPETIPSHLRDLLALWKFRPPSRFDFVLDHESFAFFSYQYILYGMNFETNYEAARPSLRETELADQLFARIAAFGEQASKDLISHRDLVDAVYREGFVERRGATAPYARGQDVIVVSRTISSCGMIWRIWRSLAVTLSGESSRIWMLRRAISR; this is translated from the coding sequence ATGAGCCACACTGATACGTCAGCCTCTGAAAGAAAAGCGCGCGAGGTTCTGATCGTCGGCGGCGGGGCGGCGGGCTGGATGACGGCCGCCTATCTGGCTAAAAATCTCGGTACGGACCGGACGGGTGGTCCAAGGATCACCGTCTTGGAATCGCCGGACATCAGCATCATAGGGGTAGGCGAGGGCACGTTTCCGACCATCCGTAATATTCTGCGTTCGCTTGGCATAGATGAAGCGGAATTCATGCGTGAAAGCCATGCCACTTTCAAACAAGGCATCCGCTTTGATGACTGGGAGACGCCGCCGCAGCACGAACCCAACGGCCAGTTGAAACACAGCCATTACTTTCATCCCTTCGAAGCGCCTTACTGGTCGCGCGAAGAACTGAATCTGGTGCCGTACTGGCTCCTGAAAGACCGAGATAAGCGCCCGCCCTTCGCCCAGGCGGTCACCTTCCAGAAAAAAGTGGCCGATGCCGGCCTGGCGCCGAAGGCCATCCATCAGGGGCACTATCAGGGGCCTTTGAACTACGCCTACCATTTTGATGCCTACCGGTTTGCTGGTGTGCTGGCGAAATTTGCCAAGGGGCTGGGCGTTCATCATCTCTACGGCAATCTGACCGGTGTTGGCCTTGCGGCCGATGGCGCTATCGACCATGTGGCCACGGCGGAGCATGGCGACCTGAAAGCCGGGCTTTATGTCGATTGCTCGGGCTTTCGTGCCGAACTGATCGGAAAGGCGCTCCGGGTGCCATTCAGGCCGATCCGCGATATCCTGTTCACTGACCGTGCGGTCACCGCCCAGGTGCCGCATGACTGTACGGATTGCCAACTCGAAAGTTACACGGTCTCGTCGGCCCATGAAGCCGGCTGGACGTGGGATATTGCCCTCAGCGACCGCCGGGGGATAGGCTATGTCTATGCGTCTGACTATACAACGGACGAGCGCGCCGAAGCCGTTTTGCGCGAATATATCGGCCGGACCAGCAAAGCCGAAATTTCTCCGCGACACATCAGCTTCACCGCGGGGTATCGTGAGCAGCAGTGGGTGAAGAATTGCGTCGCGGTGGGCCTGTCCGCCGGCTTCCTGGAGCCGCTGGAATCGACGGGCATGGTGCTGATCGAGTCGGCCGTCAACAAGATCGTCGAGTTTTTCCCGTTCAGTGGTCCGGCGGATGCGTCGGCGACGATTTTCAATGAGTCCATGACGCGGCGTTATGAGACCATAATCGGCTTCATCAAGCTGCACTACTGCCTGAGCAAGCGCCCGGAGCCCTTTTGGGTGGACAATACGAAGCCTGAGACAATACCGTCGCATCTGCGCGATCTGCTGGCCCTGTGGAAATTCCGCCCGCCGTCACGCTTTGATTTCGTACTGGATCATGAGAGTTTCGCCTTCTTCAGCTACCAGTATATTCTGTACGGCATGAATTTCGAAACCAACTACGAGGCCGCCCGCCCTTCCCTGCGTGAGACGGAACTGGCTGATCAGCTTTTCGCCCGGATCGCCGCCTTCGGCGAACAGGCTTCAAAGGATCTGATCAGCCATCGCGATCTGGTCGATGCCGTCTACAGGGAAGGCTTCGTTGAGCGCCGGGGCGCCACCGCCCCGTATGCGCGGGGTCAAGATGTGATCGTGGTTTCGCGCACGATCAGTTCATGCGGAATGATATGGCGGATCTGGCGATCGCTGGCTGTGACCTTGTCCGGGGAATCATCGAGAATCTGGATGCTGCGGCGGGCCATTTCGAGATAG
- a CDS encoding (2Fe-2S)-binding protein yields MITLTVNGKRREVDAPEEMPLLWALRDELDLKGTKFGCGVAQCGACTVHVDGEAARACVTPIGSLDGAKITTIEGIGDTREGQALQTAWLELDVMQCGYCQAGQIMTAAALLAKTPKPDDAAIDEAMEGNLCRCATYKRIRAAIKSASGQPVDDLRSA; encoded by the coding sequence ATGATCACCCTGACCGTCAACGGAAAACGTCGTGAGGTCGATGCGCCGGAAGAGATGCCGCTTCTGTGGGCCCTGCGCGACGAACTCGATCTCAAGGGCACCAAGTTCGGCTGCGGCGTGGCGCAGTGCGGCGCCTGCACCGTCCATGTCGATGGCGAGGCGGCACGCGCCTGCGTCACGCCGATCGGCTCCTTGGACGGTGCGAAAATCACCACCATCGAAGGCATAGGCGACACCCGTGAAGGGCAGGCGCTGCAAACGGCCTGGCTGGAACTGGATGTCATGCAGTGCGGCTATTGCCAGGCCGGCCAGATCATGACCGCCGCCGCCCTGCTGGCCAAAACCCCGAAACCGGATGACGCGGCAATCGATGAAGCCATGGAGGGCAATCTCTGCCGCTGCGCCACCTATAAGCGTATCCGCGCCGCCATAAAATCGGCTTCGGGCCAGCCGGTCGATGACTTGAGGAGCGCCTGA